A region of uncultured Carboxylicivirga sp. DNA encodes the following proteins:
- a CDS encoding CPBP family glutamic-type intramembrane protease produces MKNWTQKNFVLIVLLLTAILKYLLIDWLNVRTIYIVGISFFWIGYILFRKRTNKEFEIFKLQDFKQSLLILLPIILLNGSACVFYAYTNNTLNVSWHILLVLLLYPFWGVIQQFIMLEIILMNLIAFFKGKVSAILLVFIVSILFGIIHYPNTFLMLYTFFLELILASVFLKWRNLWAIGITHGWMATFLLYYVMDRNLWSEIFIGI; encoded by the coding sequence TTGAAAAATTGGACACAAAAGAATTTTGTACTAATCGTATTGTTATTAACTGCTATTTTAAAATATCTGCTGATAGATTGGCTGAATGTTAGAACTATATATATAGTCGGAATTTCTTTTTTTTGGATTGGATATATATTGTTTCGTAAAAGAACGAATAAAGAGTTCGAAATATTTAAACTGCAAGATTTTAAACAGTCTTTACTAATATTATTACCTATCATTCTACTTAATGGTTCGGCTTGTGTGTTTTATGCATACACCAATAATACGCTCAATGTATCCTGGCATATTCTATTGGTTTTACTTTTATATCCATTTTGGGGAGTCATACAACAATTTATCATGCTTGAGATTATATTGATGAATTTAATTGCATTTTTCAAAGGTAAAGTCAGCGCTATTCTTTTGGTTTTTATAGTCTCAATCTTGTTTGGTATCATTCATTATCCAAATACTTTTTTGATGCTATACACCTTTTTCCTAGAGTTGATTTTGGCTTCAGTTTTTCTTAAATGGCGTAACCTTTGGGCAATTGGGATCACTCACGGTTGGATGGCGACTTTTTTACTTTATTATGTAATGGATCGTAATCTTTGGTCAGAGATATTTATTGGTATTTAA
- a CDS encoding DUF6320 domain-containing protein: MDYCKNCEVELDEDMICCPLCGLSAGAEPISVDIPKEKHHDFRDKTLNEIEKLSFTQKRKLIWKISGIILMSGIIITLIINFIISHNINWAKYNLIASLVAFSNISFVVFFRKKPFVLLISSLISLTILFLMIDYFNGESYWGIQLGIPIVTSFYILSLIVLVLIRVSNQIGFNILAVIFLAIAILLLSIEIFISLYSHQIIRLNWSIIAGVSLLPIVGLLFFVHYKLKKGIELKRFFHI; the protein is encoded by the coding sequence ATGGATTATTGTAAGAATTGTGAAGTAGAATTGGATGAAGATATGATATGCTGCCCTTTATGTGGACTTAGTGCTGGAGCAGAACCTATTTCTGTTGATATTCCCAAAGAGAAACATCACGATTTCAGGGATAAAACATTAAATGAAATTGAAAAACTCAGCTTTACTCAAAAACGAAAGCTTATCTGGAAGATATCCGGAATTATTCTGATGTCTGGTATTATAATCACACTTATAATAAACTTCATAATAAGTCACAATATTAATTGGGCTAAGTATAATTTAATTGCCTCATTAGTAGCTTTTTCTAACATTAGTTTCGTTGTGTTTTTTCGAAAAAAACCTTTCGTCTTGCTCATTAGTAGTTTGATCTCCTTAACGATTTTGTTTTTGATGATAGATTATTTTAATGGAGAAAGTTACTGGGGGATACAACTCGGAATTCCTATTGTGACGTCCTTTTATATTTTATCACTTATTGTTTTAGTATTGATTCGTGTATCGAATCAGATTGGATTCAATATACTAGCTGTCATTTTTTTGGCCATAGCCATATTATTACTTAGCATTGAAATTTTTATATCTCTGTATTCTCATCAAATCATTAGACTTAACTGGAGTATTATTGCCGGGGTATCATTATTGCCCATTGTCGGTTTATTGTTTTTTGTGCATTATAAACTTAAAAAGGGAATAGAGTTAAAACGTTTTTTTCATATTTAA